One region of Eupeodes corollae chromosome 1, idEupCoro1.1, whole genome shotgun sequence genomic DNA includes:
- the LOC129939289 gene encoding proton-associated sugar transporter A-like codes for MAEENECLYDSMLKDRVQYARLQKKDYSHVFRRKSYLDILRLSAISIGIGIVYAAETAFVSPTLLQIGIEHSTMTMVWGLSPILGLLLGPYLGSVTDRCRLSFGRRRPMMLLLSVVMLTGLISLAFGRNIGQFFGDDSIEVIEANNTAVSGVSTTTAENKPNLQIAVILTILGIMFMDFTAEICQNPSRAYMLDVSIPEDHDKVLSTFSVMNGLGSTLAFAIGSIDWADTALGHLVGGNLQAVVIIDLCFFVLCFCITYFSFREIPLPLIERNKLLQPLTKATIQSNGLSNPNGKSITGDVLVMDDSNAFVRYLKCIMPKSLWILSLTSLLCWMGHICYCLYFTDFVGEEVFHGDPTAPVSSEEYNLYQEGVRFGGLGMSIYALTSSIYSFVLQKLMVWVKPKYVYIFGIMSFAIGTFLEAAYPTKVGVIMLSITGGIVYATISTVPYILVANYHSKGCFEMRNGEFILMNENRRGIGTDISIISSMLFVAQLGISLSVGFLVTWTGTTCAIFYASSGLSVLGAVSAMFILYI; via the exons TAAAAGATCGAGTGCAATATGCGCGTCTTCAGAAGAAAGACTACTCGCACGTTTTCAGAAGAAAATCTTACCTCGACATTTTGCGACTTTCAGCTATATCAATAGGCATTGGTATTGTTTATGCTGCCGAAACAGCTTTTGTTTCACCTACTTTACTACAAATCGGTATCGAACATTCAACCATGACAATGGTCTGGGGTCTATCACCAATTTTAGGCCTACTTCTGGGACCGTATTTAGGCTCGGTAACTGATCGCTGTCGACTTAGCTTCGGTCGACGTAGACCAATGATGTTGCTGCTCTCTGTGGTAATGTTAACTGGATTGATTAGTTTAGCCTTTGGAAGAAATATTGGACAATTCTTTGGGGATGACAGTATTGAAGTCATAGAAGCCAATAATACAGCAGTTTCTGGTGTATCTACAACAACAGCAGAAAACAAGCCAAATTTACAGATTGCAGTAATTCTAACAATTTTGGGAATTATGTTCATGGACTTCACTGCCGAAATATGTCAAAACCCGTCAAGGGCTTACATGCTTGATGTTTCTATTCCTGAAGATCATGATAAGGTTCTGAGTACTTTTAGTGTGATGAATGGCCTGGGAAGCACCTTGGCATTTGCTATCGGTTCAATTGACTGGGCCGATACTGCTTTGGGCCATTTGGTTGGAGGAAACCTTCAAGCAGTAGTCATAATTGATTTGTGTTTCTTTGTACTGTGCTTTTGTATAACATACTTTAGCTTCAGAGAAATTCCACTGCCACTTATCGAAAGGAATAAGCTTCTACAACCATTGACAAAGGCTACGATCCAAAGCAATGGTTTGTCAAACCCCAATGGGAAGAGTATTACTGGAGATGTATTAGTAATGGATGATAGCAATGCATTTGTAAGGTACCTAAAGTGTATCATGCCCAAGTCCCTCTGGATATTGAGTTTGACGAGCCTACTCTGTTGGATGGGACACATTTGCTACTGTCTATATTTTACAGACTTTGTCGGCGAAGAAGTTTTTCATGGCGATCCAACG GCACCAGTTTCATCGGAAGAATACAACTTATACCAGGAGGGAGTTAGATTTGGAGGTCTGGGAATGTCCATTTACGCTCTTACTTCTTCAATCTATTCGTTTGTTCTCCAAAAATTGATGGTTTGGGTTAA ACCAAAATATGTCTACATCTTTGGTATAATGTCGTTTGCAATTGGAACGTTTCTTGAAGCTGCTTATCCGACTAAGGTTGGAGTTATAATGCTCAGTATTACTGGAGGTATTGTCTACGCTACAATTAGCACCGTCCCTTATATTCTTGTTGCTAATTATCATTCAAAGGGTTGt tttgaaaTGCGTAATggggaatttattttaatgaatgaaaatcGTCGAGGAATTGGTACTGATATTTCCATAATCAGTAGCATGTTGTTTGTAGCTCAACTTGGTATATCCTTAAGTGTTGGGTTCTTGGTAACGTGGACAGGAACAACTTGTGCGATATTTTATGCGTCCAGCGGATTGAGTGTGTTGGGAGCTGTATCAgcaatgtttattttgtatatttaa